A portion of the Eubacterium maltosivorans genome contains these proteins:
- a CDS encoding LCP family protein produces the protein MRLRKKVLSVVLVCLIILIGSGAVYCFSILRGISGDRLDADQLHINQKLDKDVSNIAVFGLDGRDDIDGDRSDTIMLVTVNYKTGNVKATSLMRDLMVKIPEGKENSVSYEKVNAAYDYGGPELAIQTLNENLDLNISDYVSIDFKCLVDVVDALGGVEINIPNESVLHWTNQYIMDDNDKVGKSDPFLTQTGVQTVTGIQALSFCRERYSDNDYMRTKRQREVFEKIAQKLFNSDIFTDLSLLGKVYPYVQTSLPLKDMTGYAKTFMSLNSKTFDGYRVPLDDYSHGDMIDGVWYLVPDTLADNAIVLHKILYGNDSGYTPSDDLMKISDTIAGQTGGKTGITIDTSAPVERYLKDSDNENVVVPVEDAP, from the coding sequence ATGCGATTAAGGAAAAAGGTGCTCAGCGTTGTTTTAGTTTGCCTGATCATTCTGATTGGGAGCGGGGCGGTCTACTGCTTCAGCATTTTGCGGGGGATCTCCGGCGACCGGCTGGATGCAGATCAGCTCCATATTAACCAAAAGCTGGATAAAGATGTCTCCAATATCGCTGTTTTCGGCCTCGATGGCCGCGATGATATCGACGGTGACCGCTCAGACACCATCATGCTGGTCACTGTCAATTACAAAACAGGCAATGTCAAGGCTACCTCCCTCATGCGGGACTTAATGGTCAAAATTCCCGAGGGAAAGGAGAACAGCGTAAGTTACGAAAAGGTTAATGCCGCCTACGATTACGGAGGCCCCGAGCTGGCCATTCAGACCTTGAATGAAAATCTGGACTTAAACATTTCGGACTATGTTTCCATTGACTTTAAATGTCTGGTGGACGTGGTCGACGCCCTGGGCGGGGTTGAAATCAATATTCCCAACGAATCAGTGCTCCACTGGACAAACCAGTACATTATGGATGACAATGACAAGGTCGGAAAATCCGACCCGTTTCTTACACAGACCGGTGTCCAGACCGTTACCGGAATCCAGGCTCTGTCTTTCTGTCGTGAGCGCTATAGTGATAACGACTATATGCGCACCAAACGCCAGCGGGAGGTCTTTGAGAAGATTGCCCAAAAACTTTTTAACAGCGATATTTTTACAGACCTCAGCCTCCTCGGCAAGGTTTATCCCTATGTGCAGACCTCGCTGCCGCTTAAGGATATGACAGGCTATGCCAAGACCTTTATGTCACTTAACAGCAAGACCTTTGACGGCTACAGAGTCCCCCTTGACGATTACTCCCACGGCGATATGATCGACGGGGTCTGGTACCTTGTGCCCGACACGCTGGCCGATAATGCCATTGTGCTGCACAAGATTTTGTACGGCAATGACTCGGGTTACACCCCCTCGGATGATCTTATGAAGATCAGCGATACCATCGCCGGACAGACTGGAGGCAAAACCGGCATTACCATTGACACCAGCGCTCCCGTTGAGCGCTATTTGAAGGATTCTGACAATGAAAATGTAGTGGTTCCTGTGGAGGACGCCCCATAA
- a CDS encoding lectin like domain-containing protein codes for MHTKTNRRPKRFRKVLLTTLVTLPLLAGSVAAAGPLPNEAFIGGYSSDTAGAGYSNYPADKNQITPRSALPDKLDLREADLNGDGTVEPPYVTIAKQQSPWGTCWSFGALSVVESNYIKKTGIAAEDVDFSERYHAWFGYTPDHGEGIEPLKNAAKRLNYGGNRNISATTLTSWSGPAEESAAPYQANDGDTESMDADWSLPDSLIRDSQSMSGARVQNIDFLPGTATFTDQENHTGYVYSEAAAQAIKQAIMKNGVVEVSYCAAVSIPGQEPDWSYLNTKTKAHYVNKYAMANHVVSIVGWDDNYSATNFNEGRQPEHDGAWIVKNSWGNYEDLPDEIWEKNKDRAQVDRQGYFYLSYYDQTVCDFTSYQVDTDTDGLFAYDNNYQYDYLGLKSPDSRKPSEAGCSGMTANVFTAAADELLQAVSVTTAEPDCTADIQIYKVAAGTADPTSGQLVAEQKSESLPYAGYHTIALEEAVPLKAGESFAVVETIKNRDGNGYAPIERGSGEVVASEDETTTALTAENTVRYITDVVEGQSFLYKEGAWVDLAKDGPDGVDKEGNALQTGNVMIKAFTTNVDSFALTGLSIEALNAEGQSLGSQQVTEWSKVTLPEGTAAIRLTPATEGEGTLTITAAGQTVNTETPVSKDLFLQDGLVFTTQATGPRGNNTEVSTYRLSFEIKAAQEAGEETGTGSNGTEAEKNSAADKNAGTGIDENRTVMVLGAAAVLLLLAAGLGILYWKRKGSH; via the coding sequence ATGCACACAAAAACAAACAGACGACCAAAACGTTTTAGAAAAGTCCTGTTGACCACCCTGGTCACACTTCCCCTGTTGGCCGGCAGCGTGGCCGCCGCGGGGCCTTTGCCCAACGAAGCGTTTATCGGTGGCTACAGCAGCGATACGGCAGGAGCCGGCTACAGTAACTACCCCGCGGACAAAAACCAGATCACGCCCAGAAGCGCACTGCCGGATAAGCTGGATCTCCGGGAAGCCGATCTGAATGGGGACGGGACGGTGGAGCCGCCCTATGTCACCATCGCCAAGCAGCAGAGTCCCTGGGGAACCTGCTGGAGCTTTGGCGCGCTGTCGGTCGTTGAATCTAATTATATTAAAAAGACGGGCATTGCCGCGGAAGACGTCGATTTTTCGGAGCGCTACCATGCCTGGTTTGGGTACACGCCAGATCACGGCGAGGGCATAGAGCCGCTTAAAAATGCTGCGAAGCGGCTCAACTATGGCGGTAACCGCAATATCAGCGCGACGACGCTTACCAGTTGGTCCGGCCCTGCAGAGGAAAGTGCAGCGCCATATCAGGCCAACGATGGGGATACTGAATCGATGGATGCAGACTGGAGCCTGCCAGACAGCCTTATCCGGGATTCACAGTCCATGTCGGGGGCCAGAGTGCAGAACATCGATTTTCTGCCAGGCACAGCGACCTTTACAGATCAGGAAAACCACACGGGCTATGTCTATTCAGAGGCAGCCGCCCAGGCCATCAAGCAGGCCATTATGAAAAACGGCGTGGTGGAGGTTTCCTATTGCGCGGCTGTCTCCATTCCGGGACAGGAACCGGACTGGAGCTATCTGAACACGAAAACCAAGGCTCACTATGTCAATAAGTACGCCATGGCAAACCACGTGGTCAGTATTGTGGGCTGGGACGACAATTATTCGGCCACAAACTTTAACGAGGGACGTCAGCCCGAACACGACGGCGCGTGGATTGTCAAAAACAGCTGGGGCAATTACGAGGATCTGCCAGACGAGATTTGGGAAAAAAATAAGGATAGAGCACAAGTAGACCGCCAGGGCTACTTTTATCTCTCCTACTACGACCAGACTGTCTGCGACTTTACCTCCTATCAGGTCGATACGGATACAGACGGCCTGTTCGCCTATGATAATAATTATCAGTACGACTATCTGGGGCTTAAATCGCCAGACAGCCGGAAGCCATCCGAAGCGGGCTGCAGCGGCATGACCGCCAATGTGTTTACCGCAGCCGCCGATGAGCTGCTTCAGGCTGTCTCTGTGACCACCGCCGAGCCCGACTGCACAGCGGATATCCAGATTTATAAAGTGGCCGCCGGTACTGCCGACCCTACCTCGGGCCAGCTGGTTGCAGAACAGAAAAGCGAGAGCCTGCCCTACGCGGGTTATCATACCATCGCCCTTGAAGAAGCAGTTCCGTTAAAGGCCGGTGAAAGCTTTGCAGTGGTGGAAACCATCAAAAACAGAGACGGAAACGGCTACGCGCCCATTGAGCGGGGAAGCGGGGAAGTGGTAGCTTCAGAAGATGAAACGACTACCGCCCTGACCGCGGAAAATACTGTCCGTTATATCACCGATGTGGTTGAGGGTCAGAGCTTCCTGTATAAGGAGGGCGCCTGGGTCGATCTGGCAAAGGACGGGCCCGATGGCGTGGATAAAGAGGGCAATGCCCTGCAGACCGGCAATGTTATGATCAAGGCATTCACCACCAATGTGGACAGCTTCGCGCTTACAGGCCTTTCCATCGAAGCGTTGAACGCAGAAGGACAGAGCCTTGGCAGCCAGCAGGTTACCGAATGGTCAAAGGTAACGCTGCCTGAGGGCACAGCGGCCATCCGTCTGACCCCCGCCACAGAGGGCGAAGGAACATTGACGATCACCGCCGCTGGTCAGACCGTAAATACAGAGACACCTGTTTCAAAGGATCTGTTCCTACAGGACGGCCTCGTTTTTACCACCCAGGCCACAGGGCCAAGGGGCAATAACACCGAGGTTAGCACCTATCGGCTGAGTTTTGAGATAAAAGCAGCCCAGGAAGCTGGTGAAGAAACGGGCACAGGCAGCAATGGAACAGAAGCAGAAAAAAACAGCGCCGCCGATAAAAACGCTGGAACCGGAATAGATGAAAACAGAACAGTCATGGTCCTGGGAGCAGCCGCAGTATTGCTGCTGTTAGCAGCAGGCCTGGGCATCCTTTACTGGAAACGAAAAGGCAGCCACTAA
- a CDS encoding DUF5684 domain-containing protein, with translation MSYNYFYETTGMVGLLLSLAWYVFILVAGWKLFEKAGEPGWKSLIPIYSSYILYKISWKTSMFWIYLACIVAGGFMGASANSALVSISSLFSLASFVLMIIQTYKLSKAFGHGGGYTVGLLLLRPVFILILGFGSAEYKGNPDQI, from the coding sequence ATGTCCTACAATTATTTTTATGAGACAACTGGTATGGTTGGGCTGCTTTTGAGCCTAGCCTGGTACGTTTTTATTTTGGTAGCGGGCTGGAAGCTGTTCGAAAAAGCAGGCGAGCCTGGCTGGAAATCACTGATTCCCATTTATAGCAGCTATATTCTTTATAAAATCAGCTGGAAAACGAGCATGTTCTGGATTTACCTGGCGTGCATTGTGGCCGGCGGCTTTATGGGAGCATCCGCGAACAGCGCGCTGGTCTCCATCAGCAGCCTTTTTTCGCTGGCGTCCTTTGTCCTGATGATCATCCAGACCTACAAGCTGTCAAAGGCTTTTGGGCATGGCGGCGGCTACACTGTAGGTCTGCTTTTACTCAGACCAGTTTTTATACTGATTCTTGGCTTTGGCAGCGCAGAGTACAAGGGCAATCCAGACCAAATTTGA
- a CDS encoding sensor histidine kinase, translating into MNDFLNANLFARYLLGFWFQVVPVAFICLLPFDREDYRLPPKRLAILAVVSMVLLSLAETAVLVRNESLFTGDNAITTADNLVRFVTMIVCLALYFYCVRSTAMKKILVYAMGFTYAAFTTALGTLYSNINPWQVKESGVLLQDGSLYFYIALDVLLVPAAAAFMRRQVRPALKNMEPAITRKIGTGIILLMLIYGFSFAAVTGARTFYTPPMLIVFFSLSLCVFFSFALFFSIVRQSAQTAKAEEEAQRLAQQVEIDALSYRKMMDNIDQARAVRHDVRHHMRQIGSMLQRGDHEGAEVYTQTYMERMDAQSQTTVCQNYLVNNIVLYYLELCQKNDIELRHRIALSELTGISPVDLTVLFSNILENALNACRQVTEGRPFINLHSECVGASLVIVMENSLNPRASATETGSGIGMKSVAAIVKTHDGQMDAGPKNKLYVTRISLCLE; encoded by the coding sequence ATGAATGATTTTCTCAATGCGAATCTGTTTGCGCGGTATCTGCTGGGCTTCTGGTTTCAGGTAGTGCCTGTTGCTTTTATCTGCCTGCTGCCCTTTGACAGGGAGGACTATCGCCTGCCCCCCAAAAGACTGGCGATTCTGGCAGTTGTCAGCATGGTACTCCTTTCGCTTGCAGAGACAGCGGTGCTGGTCAGGAATGAGAGCCTGTTTACAGGGGATAACGCCATCACGACAGCGGATAACCTGGTCCGTTTTGTAACCATGATCGTCTGCCTGGCGCTTTATTTTTACTGTGTGCGGAGCACAGCGATGAAAAAAATTCTGGTCTATGCCATGGGCTTTACCTACGCAGCTTTTACGACAGCTTTGGGCACGCTTTACAGTAATATAAACCCCTGGCAGGTCAAGGAAAGCGGCGTGCTGCTGCAGGATGGGTCACTGTATTTTTACATAGCTCTCGATGTTCTGCTGGTGCCGGCGGCAGCGGCGTTTATGCGCAGGCAAGTGCGGCCAGCGCTTAAAAATATGGAGCCTGCCATCACGCGTAAAATCGGGACAGGGATTATTCTTCTCATGCTTATCTACGGCTTCAGCTTTGCCGCGGTTACAGGCGCCAGAACCTTTTACACGCCGCCGATGCTCATTGTTTTTTTCAGTCTGAGTCTCTGTGTGTTTTTTTCATTCGCTCTTTTCTTTTCCATTGTGCGACAGAGCGCCCAGACCGCGAAGGCTGAAGAGGAGGCACAGCGGCTGGCCCAGCAGGTCGAAATCGACGCTCTCAGCTACCGTAAGATGATGGATAATATCGACCAGGCCCGAGCTGTCCGGCACGATGTGCGACACCATATGCGTCAGATTGGCAGCATGCTGCAAAGAGGCGATCACGAAGGCGCAGAGGTCTACACCCAGACCTATATGGAGCGTATGGACGCCCAGTCGCAGACTACAGTATGCCAGAATTATCTGGTCAATAACATTGTGCTCTATTACCTGGAGCTATGTCAGAAGAACGACATTGAGCTGAGGCACCGCATTGCGCTTTCAGAGCTTACGGGGATCAGCCCTGTGGATCTGACTGTCCTCTTCTCAAACATTCTGGAAAACGCGCTGAACGCCTGCCGGCAGGTGACAGAGGGCAGGCCCTTTATTAACCTTCACTCCGAATGCGTTGGAGCCTCCCTTGTGATTGTCATGGAAAACAGCCTGAATCCCAGGGCGTCAGCCACAGAAACCGGCAGCGGGATAGGGATGAAAAGCGTGGCCGCCATTGTGAAGACCCACGACGGCCAGATGGACGCTGGCCCGAAAAACAAGCTTTATGTGACAAGAATCAGTCTATGTTTAGAATAA
- a CDS encoding LytR/AlgR family response regulator transcription factor yields MFIILCEDNTLDRENAAQLIEEAANEMIPDHCFQVFEDAESCLKAIRKRPPDIAFIDIFLKKKNGLELAEAVRELNQEAAIVFLTMSNEFASESYRVRAVDYLLKPAGQKQVVEALMRCAKHRNEAVEPLTVHQNREILRIDQRRIEKLESQSNYILIYMNSGEVIRARSTLKKIQAQLNADMLKLRRGVVVNMRSIQTIKNGTCRMKSGEEIILSRHHAKEIREKYYDYQYHLVQKDSL; encoded by the coding sequence ATGTTCATTATTCTATGTGAAGATAATACTCTGGACAGAGAGAACGCGGCTCAATTGATTGAAGAGGCTGCGAATGAAATGATCCCAGACCACTGTTTTCAGGTATTTGAGGATGCCGAGAGCTGTCTGAAGGCTATCAGAAAACGGCCGCCGGACATTGCGTTTATCGATATATTTTTAAAGAAAAAGAACGGGCTTGAGCTGGCAGAGGCTGTGCGGGAGCTTAACCAAGAGGCAGCGATTGTTTTTTTGACCATGTCAAACGAGTTTGCTTCAGAATCTTACCGTGTCAGGGCTGTGGATTACCTTCTGAAGCCCGCCGGTCAAAAACAGGTTGTCGAGGCACTGATGCGGTGCGCAAAGCATCGGAATGAAGCGGTGGAACCGCTCACGGTTCATCAAAACCGGGAGATCCTGAGGATCGATCAGCGAAGAATTGAGAAACTGGAATCCCAGAGCAATTATATTCTGATTTATATGAACAGCGGCGAGGTCATCAGGGCGCGCAGTACGCTTAAGAAAATACAGGCGCAGCTGAATGCCGATATGCTTAAGCTCAGGCGCGGAGTGGTGGTCAATATGCGCTCGATCCAGACAATAAAAAACGGAACCTGCAGGATGAAATCCGGCGAAGAGATCATACTCAGCCGACATCACGCTAAGGAGATTCGCGAAAAATATTACGATTACCAGTATCATTTGGTGCAAAAGGACAGCCTATGA
- a CDS encoding zinc ribbon domain-containing protein, with protein MTKYCPNCYVGIDPEDKVCSNCGAELKPDETKMAEAFPAEDPGDAADVFAAKIENTSCDTPEEEKPVEIGDEENPDDAADVVIASMIDDNSCGEDAAPETAELSPAAADYKNAFENEPERPEPVRSAADGPVPKIMGLGEWLLTLFLVCIPIVNLIMLIYWSAANDIDPNKKNYARAQLIIMAIGVVISFMFFGSIVAMILAFGNYYYY; from the coding sequence ATGACCAAGTACTGCCCAAATTGTTATGTCGGCATCGACCCAGAGGATAAGGTGTGTTCCAATTGCGGAGCAGAGCTGAAACCGGACGAAACAAAAATGGCCGAAGCATTCCCGGCAGAAGACCCGGGCGATGCGGCAGATGTATTTGCCGCCAAAATTGAAAACACCAGCTGTGATACGCCGGAGGAAGAAAAACCAGTCGAAATCGGTGACGAAGAGAACCCGGACGACGCAGCCGATGTGGTCATTGCATCCATGATTGACGACAACAGCTGCGGCGAGGACGCAGCGCCGGAAACAGCAGAGCTGTCCCCGGCTGCAGCGGATTATAAAAACGCTTTTGAAAATGAGCCGGAACGTCCAGAGCCTGTGCGGTCGGCAGCAGACGGACCGGTACCCAAAATAATGGGGCTGGGCGAGTGGCTGCTCACCCTGTTTCTCGTCTGTATCCCTATTGTTAACCTCATCATGCTGATCTATTGGAGCGCGGCCAACGATATTGACCCAAACAAAAAGAATTACGCGAGGGCGCAGCTGATCATCATGGCCATTGGCGTGGTCATTTCCTTTATGTTTTTCGGTTCCATTGTCGCCATGATTCTGGCCTTTGGCAATTACTACTATTATTAA